Within the Dialister hominis genome, the region CGACCCACGACTACGCCGGCTGCGGAGGCCTGTGCAAGACCCCTGGTGATGCCGGCTCCATCACCAATAGCAAAGAAATTAGGAATCACTGTTTCAAGCTTGTTTGACAGCTCGATCCGGGAGGAATAGAACTTCACTTCCACGCCATAGAGAAGCGTGTGGCGTGAATTGGCTCCCGGCGCTACCTTATCCAGCGCTTCGAACATCCCCATAATATCCTTTAAGAAGCGATATGGCAAGACCAAAGATAAATCTCCCGGTGCAGCAGATGGCATTGTCGGCTGGACAAGGCCTCTCCTGATGCGTTCCGGCGTCGAACGGCGTCCGTCGCGAAGGTCGCCCAGACGCTGTACGATCGGGCCGCCGCCCAGCATATTGGCAAGGGATGCGATGTACTTGCCGTATTCGATCGGTTCATGGAAAGGTTCGGTGAACTGCTTGGAAACAAGGATCGCAAAGTTTGTATTCTGGCTCTTCTTATTCGCATAAGAATGGCCATTGACCGTCATGAGGCCATTGTTATTTTCCGTGACGACGAAGCCGTACGGGTTCATGCAGAAGGTGCGGACGCGGTCGTCGAAGTCTTCGGAGAAATAAACGAGCTTGGACTCATAGCAGAGATCGGTGATCGGTTCATAAATTTCAGCCGGAGATTCTACGCGGACACCGATGTCGACAGCATTCGACTTCGTCTTGAGGCCCAGTCTCTTCGCCTCGCCGGCAAACCATTCAGCACCGTCACGGCCCGGAGCGGAAACGAGGTACTTGCAGTGGTACGTTTCTCCGCCAGCCACAACACCAAGGGCGCTGCCGTCCTTATCCGCCAGAATCGTGTCGACCGGCGTCTTAGCGATGACAGTCACATTATTCGGCAGGCTGTCTCTCATATGGGAGAGGATTTCGCTGTTCACGTCCGTCCCCAAATGACGGATGCGGGCAGGAATGAAAGCCAGGTCAGCCGCAGCTGCCTTTCTCTTCAGCGCATGGAGTTCCTCCAGATGCTCATCCCCGTAGACCTTCCTGTCTGCCCCGCCGAACTGGCAGTAAATGGAATCTACGTAGGAAATCAGGCGGGACAATTCGCCCTTATTCATGTAATCGTCCAGATTGCCACCGTAATCCGTCGTCAGCGTCAGCTTCCCGTCAGAGAAAGCCCCCGCTCCGCCCCAGCCGGAGACAATATTCGCGCGCCTGTCGCTCGCCGGCGCCGTCCTGTTCTTGTTCAAAGCGATACGATCGCGGATATCCAGCCCTTTTTCAAGAATCAGCACAGAAAGGCCCGTATCTGCGATTTCCAGCGCAGTGAAAATCCCCGCAGGGCCTGCACCAATAATAATCACATCATAATTCTTAGCCATGTAACGCACTTCCGATTTCATCAAATCCGGCGAAAAGCGCCGTTCCCGCCCGCCTCTGGGAAAACAGGCAACAAAAAAGCCCCGCATGGGGGCCGGATCATCTGTAAAAGATTATCCCTTTTTTTATTTTACAGAAGTGAAGAAGGAAATGCAAGGGAAAAGGAAATCTGAAATCGCTGAATGCAAAAAAGGATGGTGAAGGAAATCCTCCCTCATCATCCTCTTTTTATTTTTACTTCATTAGTCGTCGTCAACGAAAATCTGCTGTGCTGCCTTGTAGCTCAGGGAAATATCCCCGATCGGCGTGGAAAGAAGAATCGGACCTTCGTACGGTTCCTTCTCCTTCACAGTCACTTCCATGTCGATGCCGATATTCTTGCCCTGGACATAATCCATCAGCGTGTAATCTTCCATGACACGGCGGATGTGGCTCATCTCGCCCACTTCCAGATCGCTCAGGAGGCGGTGCGTAATGCCGGAACGGCTGCCGTCCTTTCTCGGGATCGGATCACCGCGCGGTGTGTGGACCGGATGATCCAGGAAATTGTCCAGTCTTTCAGACAATGGTTCCGTCGTCTGGTGTTCCAGACCCTCTGCGATTTCATGTGCCTCGCTCCAGGAGAAATCCAGTTTCTCTACGAGGAACACTTCCCACAGAGAATGATAACGCAGCAGGCGGCCTGCCTCGCGGCGGCCCTTCCTCGTCATCTTGCTGCCCTTGTATGCCGTATAGTCCACATACCCCTGCTTCTGCAGCTTCGTAATCATTTCACTAACAGACGGAGGCGATACATGGAGCATGTTTGACAGTTCCTTGTTCGTCACCAGCTCATGGGATTCGCTGATGAGATAAATCGCTTTCAGATAATCTTCCTTGCCGGATGTCATTTTCTTTATACCCTCTTTCTCTCATCATCACCGGGAAAAATAGTCATTCCCTAAATTTTTATACCGATACTCTTGTTTAATTTTATTATATGCCATCCAGTAATTTTTTTACAGTATAAAAATTGATTTTTGGGAAGAAAATCGAAATATAAAGCGGCATCTTCTTCGAAAATTACAGGTTAACCATAAAATGTTAAATAATTAATAAACAAATCTTTATACAGGTTAATTCAGAACAATTTCCATTTCAAGTGCCTTATTCCCCGATATTTTCGAAAGAAATAAAGAGTGCAGAACCATTTCTCTTCGATTTCAGGCCGCTTTCCTGCGTTGACAATCCCTGCCATCCACTTTATAGTAAAAGATACCCGTTTCCATTTTAGCCATGATAGAAAATTTCCTTTTATCAGGCTGGAATATTTTCTGAATCATATGATTCGACAAAGGAGAAGTATATGAAGAAACTCATCGCAGCAGCAATCCTTTTCTCGGCCC harbors:
- a CDS encoding metal-dependent transcriptional regulator — protein: MTSGKEDYLKAIYLISESHELVTNKELSNMLHVSPPSVSEMITKLQKQGYVDYTAYKGSKMTRKGRREAGRLLRYHSLWEVFLVEKLDFSWSEAHEIAEGLEHQTTEPLSERLDNFLDHPVHTPRGDPIPRKDGSRSGITHRLLSDLEVGEMSHIRRVMEDYTLMDYVQGKNIGIDMEVTVKEKEPYEGPILLSTPIGDISLSYKAAQQIFVDDD
- a CDS encoding NAD(P)/FAD-dependent oxidoreductase, producing the protein MAKNYDVIIIGAGPAGIFTALEIADTGLSVLILEKGLDIRDRIALNKNRTAPASDRRANIVSGWGGAGAFSDGKLTLTTDYGGNLDDYMNKGELSRLISYVDSIYCQFGGADRKVYGDEHLEELHALKRKAAAADLAFIPARIRHLGTDVNSEILSHMRDSLPNNVTVIAKTPVDTILADKDGSALGVVAGGETYHCKYLVSAPGRDGAEWFAGEAKRLGLKTKSNAVDIGVRVESPAEIYEPITDLCYESKLVYFSEDFDDRVRTFCMNPYGFVVTENNNGLMTVNGHSYANKKSQNTNFAILVSKQFTEPFHEPIEYGKYIASLANMLGGGPIVQRLGDLRDGRRSTPERIRRGLVQPTMPSAAPGDLSLVLPYRFLKDIMGMFEALDKVAPGANSRHTLLYGVEVKFYSSRIELSNKLETVIPNFFAIGDGAGITRGLAQASAAGVVVGREICARIGQPKGDI